One region of Armigeres subalbatus isolate Guangzhou_Male chromosome 3, GZ_Asu_2, whole genome shotgun sequence genomic DNA includes:
- the LOC134227279 gene encoding protein KRTCAP2 homolog, producing the protein MAVPTSVSLVLASVTAVLIFSAMQIYRPLIASSQLATIFGGYLGSWLFILSLTAVSNLEAVVLGKGFQAKLFPEVAFCLIGSLFACGMVHRVCATTCVLFSVVALYYINKISQKVHNAPIPVDTYAGKKKKK; encoded by the exons ATGG CGGTCCCAACTTCTGTATCACTGGTATTGGCCTCGGTCACTGCCGTGCTAATATTCTCGGCCATGCAGATCTACAGGCCCCTGATTGCATCCTCCCAGTTAGCTACAATTTTTGGAGGCTATCTTGGCTCGTGGCTTTTCATTCTATCGCTGACG GCGGTTTCTAACTTGGAAGCGGTTGTTCTCGGAAAAGGTTTCCAAGCCAAGCTGTTTCCGGAGGTGGCTTTCTGTCTGATTGGATCTCTATTTGCCTGTGGAATGGTTCATCGGGTCTGTGCCACCACCTG TGTTCTGTTCTCAGTCGTTGCTCTCTATTACATCAACAAAATATCTCAGAAAGTGCATAATGCACCAATTCCCGTGGACACGTATGccggaaagaaaaagaagaagtaa